One genomic segment of Paenibacillus durus includes these proteins:
- a CDS encoding ABC transporter permease encodes MNNAMKRRDIWSFITAIIFLGYIVFLALPLFMILIKSFFDGTTGEFSLAYFHKFFSKAYYMNAVWNSLKVTICVTVLSVIVAGPLAYIMSTIKIKGSAAIQILILISSMSAPFIGAYAWILLLGRSGVITKFAERVLGLQMPDIYGFTGILLVLTLQLSPLIFMYVSGALKNVDHSLMEAAESMNCTGLRKMWKVLVPLITPTLLAGGLLVFMRAFADFGTPMLIGEGFRTVPVLIFNEFISEVGGDDGFAAAISVVVVLFTTAVFLLQKYIANRKSYSMSALNPIEPKPKKGLANIAAHAYVYLFTILAMMPQVYVAYTSFLKTSGKIFVDGYSLDSYRAAFTKVGDSIYNTFFLAIITIIIITLTAVLIAYATVKRKGAVANLLDTFTMMPYIVPGSILGIALLVTFNKPPILLSGTAAILIAAFVIRRLPYTIRSSAAVLHQVNDSIEEAAISLGASTMKTFFRITVPMMVSGVIAGAILSWISIITELSTSIILYTGKTKTMTVAVYTEVVRGNYGVAAALSTLLTVITVLSLLLFFKLTGKKDVTM; translated from the coding sequence ATGAACAATGCAATGAAGCGAAGAGATATATGGTCGTTTATTACCGCCATTATTTTTCTGGGTTATATCGTCTTTCTGGCCTTGCCTTTATTCATGATTTTGATTAAAAGCTTCTTTGACGGGACCACGGGCGAATTCTCGCTCGCTTATTTCCACAAATTTTTCAGCAAAGCCTATTATATGAATGCCGTGTGGAACAGCCTCAAGGTGACGATATGCGTAACGGTATTGTCGGTGATCGTTGCCGGTCCGCTCGCGTATATCATGTCCACCATAAAGATTAAAGGCAGCGCCGCAATCCAAATCTTGATCCTGATTTCTTCCATGTCCGCGCCTTTTATCGGAGCATACGCTTGGATTCTGCTGCTGGGCAGAAGCGGGGTCATCACCAAATTCGCCGAGCGGGTTCTTGGGCTGCAGATGCCCGATATTTACGGGTTTACCGGAATTCTGCTCGTCTTGACCCTGCAGCTGTCGCCGCTGATCTTCATGTATGTCTCGGGTGCGCTCAAGAATGTCGATCATTCGCTGATGGAAGCGGCGGAGAGCATGAACTGCACGGGTCTCCGAAAAATGTGGAAGGTGCTCGTGCCGCTCATTACGCCAACGCTGCTTGCGGGCGGCCTGCTCGTGTTCATGCGGGCCTTTGCCGACTTCGGCACTCCGATGTTGATCGGGGAGGGCTTCCGGACGGTCCCTGTCCTAATATTTAATGAATTCATCAGTGAAGTTGGCGGTGACGACGGATTCGCGGCTGCAATTAGCGTTGTCGTCGTGCTGTTCACAACCGCAGTCTTTCTGCTGCAAAAGTATATCGCGAACCGCAAGTCCTACAGCATGAGTGCACTGAATCCGATCGAGCCAAAACCGAAGAAAGGGCTGGCGAATATTGCCGCCCACGCTTATGTCTATCTGTTCACGATCTTGGCCATGATGCCGCAAGTCTATGTGGCGTATACTTCGTTTCTCAAGACATCGGGCAAAATCTTCGTGGACGGCTATTCGCTTGACAGCTACCGCGCAGCCTTTACCAAAGTCGGCGATTCGATCTATAATACCTTCTTCCTGGCGATTATTACGATCATAATCATTACGCTTACGGCTGTTCTGATCGCCTATGCTACAGTGAAACGAAAGGGCGCAGTCGCCAATCTGCTGGATACCTTCACGATGATGCCTTACATTGTACCCGGTTCGATCCTCGGCATTGCACTGCTGGTCACCTTCAACAAGCCGCCGATTCTCTTAAGCGGCACGGCTGCCATCCTGATCGCGGCATTCGTCATCCGGCGCCTGCCTTACACGATCCGTTCCAGCGCCGCCGTGCTGCATCAGGTCAACGACAGCATTGAAGAAGCCGCAATCAGTCTGGGTGCCTCCACCATGAAGACCTTCTTCCGGATTACGGTGCCGATGATGGTTTCGGGTGTGATCGCCGGAGCGATATTAAGCTGGATCAGCATTATTACGGAGCTGAGCACCTCTATTATTTTGTATACAGGAAAGACCAAGACGATGACCGTAGCCGTATATACGGAGGTTGTCCGGGGTAATTACGGTGTGGCTGCCGCGCTGTCAACGCTGCTTACCGTTATCACCGTCCTGTCGCTGCTGCTCTTCTTTAAGCTGACAGGCAAGAAGGATGTAACCATGTAA
- a CDS encoding LLM class flavin-dependent oxidoreductase, producing MEIGISTFVETSPDVHTGEVMSHAQRLREVVEEIVLADQVGLDVYGVGEHHRKDYAASSPAVVLAAAAAQTQRIRLTSAVTVLSSDDPVRVFQDFATLDGISNGRAEIMAGRGSFIESFPLFGYNLDDYDELFDEKLELLLKIRESEQVTWEGGHRPAIPNLGVYPRPVQNPLPVWIGSGGNQESVIRAGLLGLPLVLAIIGGRPLQFAPLVELYKRAAAKAGHDVSRLPVASHSHGFIAEDTEAAADRFFPSTQAAMNVVGRERGWGHYDRSSFDAARSPEGALYVGDPETVANKIIHLRKNVGITRFFLHTPLGTMPHDDVMRAIELLGTEVAPRVREEISRWEAAGEPRE from the coding sequence ATGGAGATAGGCATCAGCACGTTTGTCGAGACATCGCCGGATGTGCATACCGGAGAAGTCATGAGTCATGCGCAGCGGCTGCGTGAGGTCGTAGAGGAAATTGTGCTGGCCGATCAGGTGGGGCTGGATGTGTATGGCGTCGGCGAGCATCACCGTAAAGACTATGCGGCGTCCTCGCCCGCGGTTGTGCTGGCTGCGGCTGCGGCGCAGACGCAGCGAATCCGGCTGACCAGCGCGGTCACGGTGCTGTCGTCCGATGATCCGGTGCGGGTGTTTCAGGATTTTGCCACGCTGGACGGCATCTCGAATGGACGCGCGGAGATCATGGCGGGCCGGGGTTCTTTTATCGAATCGTTTCCGCTGTTTGGATATAACCTCGATGACTATGACGAGCTGTTCGACGAGAAGCTGGAGCTGCTGCTCAAGATCCGGGAGTCGGAACAAGTCACCTGGGAAGGCGGACATCGCCCGGCCATTCCGAATTTGGGCGTATACCCGCGTCCGGTGCAGAACCCTTTGCCGGTGTGGATTGGCAGCGGAGGAAATCAGGAATCCGTGATCCGCGCCGGGCTGCTCGGACTGCCGCTGGTGCTGGCGATCATTGGGGGCCGCCCGCTTCAGTTCGCGCCGCTTGTGGAGCTTTATAAGAGAGCGGCCGCCAAAGCCGGTCATGACGTCTCGCGTCTGCCCGTTGCCTCGCACTCGCACGGATTTATTGCGGAGGATACCGAAGCTGCGGCTGACCGGTTTTTCCCATCCACTCAGGCGGCAATGAATGTGGTCGGGCGGGAGCGGGGCTGGGGGCATTATGACCGTTCCAGCTTCGATGCCGCGCGCAGCCCCGAAGGGGCGCTGTATGTCGGCGATCCGGAGACGGTGGCGAATAAGATCATCCATTTACGAAAAAACGTAGGCATCACCCGCTTTTTTCTTCATACCCCGCTTGGGACAATGCCTCATGATGATGTTATGCGGGCTATTGAGCTGCTGGGAACGGAGGTCGCGCCGCGAGTCCGGGAGGAAATCTCCCGTTGGGAAGCGGCGGGCGAGCCGAGGGAGTAG
- a CDS encoding DMT family transporter, which yields MKKYWVILFLVIANLFWGGHYVFGKYVVAEMDPLQITFTRWIIAVVLLFPIAQLIERPDWRKVWKQWRYLLLMAAFGIIGYNFFLYTALKYTSSLEAAMINSLNPALIVLFSVIFLKEKLNLVNVAGLFISLLGVLLILTKGNLQQIFNIDYNQGDLIMLFVILNWTLYSILGRKMKGIPPISATAASVLLGILLLIPFMLFYGIHLPHSKPAVIGILYIGILPSVGSFVFWNIAISKMGASRAGIYLNLITVFTAIISAFLGQSIPFIQVVGGLLVFLGVYLSNKRRESRELKVKAEALG from the coding sequence ATGAAAAAATACTGGGTTATTTTATTTCTCGTCATCGCGAATTTATTTTGGGGCGGGCATTATGTATTCGGCAAGTATGTGGTTGCAGAAATGGACCCTTTGCAAATTACATTTACCCGATGGATCATCGCCGTTGTCCTTTTGTTTCCGATTGCCCAGCTTATTGAGCGTCCGGATTGGAGAAAGGTGTGGAAGCAGTGGAGGTATCTTTTGCTCATGGCCGCGTTTGGTATTATAGGGTATAACTTTTTCCTGTATACGGCTCTGAAGTACACCTCTTCTTTGGAAGCCGCGATGATTAATTCTCTAAACCCGGCATTAATTGTATTGTTTTCGGTGATTTTTTTGAAGGAAAAGCTGAATTTGGTAAACGTTGCGGGACTGTTTATCTCGCTGCTTGGCGTCCTGCTCATTTTAACGAAAGGAAACTTACAGCAAATCTTTAACATTGACTATAATCAAGGGGACCTGATTATGCTGTTTGTTATCCTGAATTGGACCCTGTATTCCATTTTGGGACGAAAAATGAAAGGGATTCCGCCCATTTCGGCAACGGCGGCGTCGGTATTGCTTGGCATCTTGTTATTGATTCCGTTTATGCTGTTCTATGGGATTCACCTTCCGCACAGCAAGCCTGCCGTAATCGGGATACTCTATATCGGTATTTTGCCGTCCGTGGGCTCCTTTGTGTTCTGGAATATAGCCATCAGCAAAATGGGAGCCAGCCGCGCAGGGATCTATTTAAATCTAATTACTGTGTTTACGGCTATTATCAGCGCATTTCTGGGTCAATCCATTCCATTCATTCAGGTGGTTGGAGGGCTGCTCGTTTTTCTGGGCGTCTATCTATCCAATAAAAGAAGGGAAAGCAGAGAACTCAAGGTCAAAGCGGAGGCTTTGGGGTAA
- a CDS encoding dihydrofolate reductase family protein, whose product MRKIVVFNNVSIDGYYAGLNGEIDWFIHDPEVNQAAHEMMNPDTVLFGRATYQMFESYWPHVANNPNAPEGARMMANELNQMTKVVFSTTLQEVNWENSKLHSGNLAEEVRRLKVGEGADITIFGSGTIVQQLEKEALIDEYLLVLTPVVIGTGRPLFKDVNKMKLELLETRSFKSGVVLLHYGMGGTHQNL is encoded by the coding sequence ATGAGAAAAATAGTTGTGTTCAACAATGTCTCAATCGATGGTTATTATGCGGGTCTGAACGGAGAGATCGACTGGTTCATCCACGATCCCGAGGTTAACCAGGCCGCGCATGAGATGATGAATCCCGATACGGTACTGTTCGGCAGGGCAACCTATCAGATGTTCGAAAGCTACTGGCCTCATGTAGCAAACAATCCGAATGCCCCCGAAGGAGCCCGGATGATGGCCAATGAATTAAACCAGATGACAAAGGTGGTATTCTCCACAACTTTGCAGGAAGTGAATTGGGAGAATTCCAAGCTGCATAGCGGCAATCTTGCAGAGGAAGTTAGAAGGTTAAAAGTTGGCGAAGGCGCCGATATTACTATATTTGGCAGCGGAACAATAGTGCAGCAGCTGGAAAAAGAAGCACTGATCGATGAGTATCTGCTTGTGCTGACCCCGGTTGTCATTGGAACGGGCAGACCACTGTTTAAAGATGTCAATAAAATGAAGCTGGAGCTGCTGGAAACCAGAAGCTTCAAGTCAGGAGTCGTACTGCTTCACTATGGAATGGGCGGGACTCATCAAAATCTGTAG
- a CDS encoding response regulator transcription factor has product MFKVLLVEDEEIIRKGLRYTFDWLAAGCIVIGEADNGEAGLEQIRALKPDIVIVDVNMPLMNGIAMIEQSVQEAVCSYIILSGYDEFGLARQAIRLGVTEYLVKPLEQEQLLGALERAKRQVEMKKKYDALIQAASESEEEIYASLMKLPAGSSPYVSKMVEYVQEHYADKISINDLVDRLGISAAYLNRKFKSETTYTFNDFLNRYRIQRAMDKLKSGEGKIYTIASDVGFRDYKYFIAIFKKYANCTPGQYQEQFGVRETELE; this is encoded by the coding sequence ATGTTTAAAGTGCTGCTGGTGGAAGATGAAGAGATCATCCGTAAAGGTCTGCGCTATACCTTTGACTGGCTGGCGGCCGGGTGCATCGTCATCGGCGAAGCCGATAACGGCGAGGCCGGGCTGGAGCAAATCCGGGCGCTTAAGCCCGATATTGTCATCGTTGATGTGAACATGCCCCTCATGAACGGGATTGCGATGATCGAGCAAAGCGTGCAGGAAGCGGTGTGCAGCTATATTATTTTATCGGGTTACGACGAGTTCGGGCTTGCCAGGCAGGCGATTCGCCTTGGAGTTACGGAATATTTGGTGAAGCCGCTGGAGCAGGAGCAACTGCTCGGCGCACTGGAGCGGGCTAAGCGGCAGGTCGAGATGAAGAAGAAATATGATGCGCTGATCCAGGCGGCTTCGGAGAGCGAGGAGGAGATTTACGCTTCGTTAATGAAGCTTCCGGCCGGGTCCTCCCCTTATGTCTCGAAGATGGTCGAATACGTCCAGGAGCACTACGCCGATAAAATCAGCATCAATGATCTCGTCGACCGGCTCGGAATCAGCGCGGCTTACCTGAACCGGAAATTTAAGAGCGAGACCACCTACACGTTCAATGATTTTCTGAACCGGTACCGCATTCAGCGGGCGATGGACAAGCTGAAGAGCGGCGAGGGAAAAATCTACACCATCGCCTCGGATGTGGGCTTCCGGGATTACAAATATTTTATCGCCATCTTCAAGAAGTACGCGAACTGCACGCCCGGCCAGTATCAGGAGCAGTTCGGAGTTCGTGAGACGGAGCTGGAATAA
- a CDS encoding ABC transporter ATP-binding protein, with protein MSVTISFRDIVKKYGNTTVIPELSLEIQKGEFFTLLGPSGCGKTTLLRMIAGFNSIEGGKLSFNDRVINQVAPGKRNIGMVFQNYAIFPHLNVSQNVEFGLTNRKIDKAERIRRVQEMLKVVQIEPYQDRMPKNLSGGQQQRVALARAIVIRPDVLLMDEPLSNLDAQLRVDMRNAIKEIQREVGITTVYVTHDQEEAMAVSDRIAVMKSGVIQHVGTPREIYQRPANLFVATFIGRTNIMDAVMSAGEDGEAVLRIGDGYSERIPGLKADKSLGSAQNVKLSVRPEEFALSGDGYGLRGKVVSSIFLGLNTHLKVELENGQEVEIIQSSAGSGGMNQGETVWLKVDPQTINVYDASGEVNLTRGTRL; from the coding sequence ATGAGCGTTACGATCTCATTTCGTGACATAGTCAAGAAATACGGAAATACGACGGTGATTCCGGAGCTGTCTCTTGAGATTCAGAAGGGTGAGTTCTTCACCCTTTTGGGCCCTTCGGGGTGCGGGAAGACGACCTTGCTGCGGATGATCGCGGGGTTCAACAGCATTGAAGGGGGCAAGCTTTCATTTAATGACCGGGTAATAAACCAGGTTGCTCCGGGCAAGCGGAACATCGGGATGGTCTTTCAGAATTATGCGATCTTCCCCCATCTGAATGTCTCGCAAAATGTAGAGTTTGGACTAACGAACCGAAAGATCGACAAGGCGGAAAGAATCCGGAGAGTCCAGGAGATGCTGAAGGTTGTACAAATTGAGCCTTATCAGGACCGGATGCCGAAGAACTTGTCCGGAGGACAGCAGCAGCGTGTCGCGCTGGCCAGAGCGATCGTGATCCGCCCGGACGTTCTGCTGATGGACGAGCCGCTGTCCAACCTGGATGCCCAGCTGCGGGTCGATATGCGGAATGCGATCAAGGAGATTCAGCGGGAGGTCGGCATTACAACCGTATATGTGACGCATGATCAGGAGGAGGCAATGGCGGTCTCCGACCGGATTGCGGTCATGAAATCCGGCGTCATTCAGCATGTGGGAACCCCACGCGAAATCTATCAGCGTCCGGCTAACCTGTTCGTGGCGACCTTTATCGGACGCACGAATATTATGGACGCGGTGATGTCCGCCGGTGAAGACGGAGAGGCTGTACTGCGTATCGGGGACGGCTACTCGGAGCGGATACCAGGGCTGAAAGCGGACAAGTCTCTCGGTTCCGCTCAAAATGTTAAGCTGTCCGTGCGGCCGGAAGAGTTCGCTCTGTCGGGTGACGGCTATGGCCTCAGAGGAAAGGTTGTGAGCAGCATTTTTCTCGGTCTGAACACTCACCTGAAGGTGGAGCTGGAGAATGGGCAAGAAGTCGAAATTATTCAGTCGTCCGCCGGAAGCGGTGGGATGAACCAGGGAGAGACTGTATGGCTGAAGGTTGATCCGCAGACGATTAACGTGTACGACGCATCGGGAGAAGTCAACCTGACCAGGGGAACGCGCTTATGA
- a CDS encoding GntR family transcriptional regulator, whose protein sequence is MKDHVYDHIATEIQNGTLLPNHKINEVALSKKLEVSRTPVREALIQLASDNLLEYLPRRGFIVKDLDTKKKLDVFKIVSVLDALAATLALEQITEDDIEKMEDFVKIIDLSIAEKNYSDYQKYQKKFHNVYISKSNNSTLTEMLEMLQNSFVRQVYLSDDADRLFAVSAQLNEEHKEMIKCFKNKDKQKLEMLIKKHWEIEHKDMI, encoded by the coding sequence TTGAAAGATCATGTCTATGATCATATCGCAACCGAAATTCAAAACGGGACCCTGCTTCCGAATCATAAAATAAATGAAGTCGCATTGAGCAAGAAACTGGAAGTCAGCCGCACCCCCGTCAGAGAAGCTTTGATCCAGCTTGCTTCAGATAATCTTCTTGAATATCTGCCCAGAAGGGGATTCATTGTTAAAGATTTGGATACTAAAAAGAAGCTGGATGTATTCAAAATTGTAAGTGTACTGGATGCATTAGCGGCTACGCTCGCTTTAGAGCAAATTACGGAAGATGACATAGAGAAAATGGAAGACTTTGTGAAGATTATTGACTTGTCTATAGCTGAAAAAAACTATTCCGACTATCAAAAATATCAAAAAAAGTTCCATAATGTGTATATTAGTAAAAGTAATAATTCTACGTTGACCGAAATGTTAGAGATGCTGCAAAACAGCTTCGTGAGACAGGTCTATTTAAGCGATGACGCGGATCGTCTGTTTGCCGTATCGGCGCAGCTGAATGAAGAACATAAAGAAATGATCAAGTGCTTTAAGAATAAAGATAAGCAGAAGCTGGAGATGCTCATTAAAAAGCATTGGGAAATTGAACATAAAGACATGATATAG
- a CDS encoding phosphorylase family protein codes for MRRATAMLIVFCMVVISSFTYHPSAAAAKSAEKAPIAVQGALDVEIESLLKAMGQYKTQKVGMYSYYIGKIDGIPVIVSRTEMGMVNAATSTTLLINTFHPRAIINQGTAGGHDEKTHLYDIVVGKELINYINTISPTRKAGEGSKPETWNMMTTDVRDDQDNLMKYKTFKSTPELVEAAMSVQNKYMHGHVYAGTIGSADQFNNEVDRILWTNEVLGMMAEDMETASVAQVANGFHVPFVGIRGMSDAGRHDEHWNPTSGRNAGIWTGEFVVEVIKAIDKQVNFATITQVNGFNLYVNGVKQDVYMLAYKGKALIPIRSLAGVLSGTKASSATFNPKTKSITFKYDMKTATFKAGNSFFFDSQGMKQQVESPAVVVNGKTYVSLDLVSKAFGLETKTEGVDLSITAQ; via the coding sequence GTGAGAAGAGCCACAGCAATGTTAATCGTATTTTGTATGGTAGTAATCAGCAGCTTCACCTATCATCCGTCGGCTGCCGCCGCGAAGAGTGCGGAAAAGGCCCCAATCGCGGTACAGGGAGCGCTTGATGTCGAAATCGAATCGCTGCTCAAAGCAATGGGCCAATACAAAACGCAAAAAGTCGGCATGTACAGCTACTACATAGGCAAAATTGACGGAATCCCGGTCATTGTAAGCCGGACGGAGATGGGGATGGTCAACGCGGCCACATCGACAACGCTGCTTATTAACACCTTCCATCCGCGCGCGATCATTAACCAGGGCACAGCCGGAGGCCATGATGAGAAGACGCATCTGTATGATATTGTCGTCGGCAAAGAGCTGATCAACTATATCAACACGATCTCCCCGACCCGAAAAGCGGGAGAAGGCAGCAAGCCGGAAACGTGGAATATGATGACGACCGATGTGCGGGATGACCAAGACAACCTGATGAAATACAAAACGTTCAAAAGCACGCCGGAACTGGTCGAAGCCGCAATGTCGGTACAGAACAAGTACATGCATGGGCATGTTTATGCAGGGACGATCGGCAGCGCCGACCAATTCAATAATGAAGTGGATCGGATTCTGTGGACCAATGAAGTACTTGGCATGATGGCGGAGGATATGGAGACGGCTTCCGTTGCTCAAGTAGCGAACGGCTTTCACGTTCCTTTCGTAGGCATCAGAGGGATGTCCGATGCAGGCAGACATGATGAGCACTGGAATCCTACAAGCGGCAGAAACGCCGGCATCTGGACAGGTGAGTTTGTGGTTGAGGTTATTAAGGCGATCGATAAGCAAGTTAATTTCGCCACGATTACCCAAGTGAATGGCTTCAATCTCTATGTGAACGGCGTTAAACAGGATGTTTACATGCTGGCATACAAAGGGAAAGCCCTGATTCCAATCCGCAGCCTGGCGGGCGTGCTCTCCGGAACGAAGGCGTCCAGTGCAACCTTTAATCCGAAGACAAAGTCCATTACGTTCAAATATGATATGAAAACAGCGACTTTCAAAGCGGGTAACAGCTTCTTCTTCGATTCGCAAGGAATGAAGCAGCAGGTGGAGTCCCCAGCGGTGGTCGTTAACGGCAAAACCTACGTGAGTCTGGATCTCGTCTCGAAGGCATTTGGACTAGAGACGAAAACCGAAGGCGTGGATTTATCGATCACGGCGCAATAG
- a CDS encoding ABC transporter substrate-binding protein, producing the protein MMKWLKLSVILTLLAGVLAACGNSGSEGNEASGSNKLVVYTPNSESMINALVPLFEKQTGITVELVSAGSGELIKRIQSEKDNPYADVMFGGAFDLFNANAELFEKYVSPNDQYLLEGHRNTTGIMTSYVSDGSVMLVNTNLAGDIQINSYEDLLNPALKGKIAMADAANSSSAFHQLTNMLKAKGNDYTSGAGWNYVGELIKNLDGKIAGSSSKAHKSVADGEYIVALTYEDPAASYVRDGAPVRVVYPSEGTVFLDGVAGIVKGAKHEENAKKFIDFLISKEAQDALGTETTNRPLRADAQLGSYMTPMDQIKVIEEDITYVSDHKKEIIEKYTELFTSLSK; encoded by the coding sequence ATGATGAAGTGGTTGAAGTTGTCAGTAATTCTGACGTTATTGGCCGGGGTATTGGCAGCTTGCGGAAATTCCGGTTCGGAAGGAAATGAAGCAAGCGGTTCAAATAAGCTTGTAGTGTATACGCCGAACAGCGAAAGCATGATTAACGCGCTGGTTCCGCTGTTCGAGAAGCAGACGGGCATTACGGTGGAGCTTGTATCCGCAGGCAGCGGTGAGCTGATTAAGCGAATCCAGTCGGAGAAAGATAATCCTTATGCCGATGTCATGTTCGGCGGCGCGTTTGATCTGTTCAATGCGAATGCCGAACTGTTCGAGAAGTACGTGTCACCCAACGACCAGTACTTGCTCGAAGGTCACCGGAACACGACAGGCATCATGACCTCTTATGTCTCCGATGGCAGTGTCATGCTTGTAAATACCAACCTGGCCGGAGATATTCAAATCAACAGCTACGAAGACCTGCTCAACCCGGCATTGAAAGGCAAAATCGCGATGGCGGACGCGGCCAACTCCAGTTCGGCCTTCCACCAGTTGACCAATATGCTGAAGGCAAAAGGCAATGACTACACCTCGGGTGCCGGATGGAATTATGTCGGTGAACTGATCAAGAACCTGGACGGCAAAATCGCCGGCAGCTCCAGCAAAGCGCATAAGAGCGTAGCCGACGGCGAGTATATCGTGGCACTGACGTATGAAGATCCGGCCGCAAGCTATGTAAGAGACGGGGCTCCGGTTCGCGTCGTGTACCCTTCGGAAGGTACGGTATTCCTGGATGGGGTAGCCGGGATTGTCAAAGGCGCGAAGCATGAAGAGAACGCCAAGAAATTTATCGACTTCCTGATTTCCAAGGAAGCGCAGGACGCCCTTGGTACGGAGACGACGAATCGGCCGCTTAGAGCGGATGCACAGCTTGGAAGCTATATGACGCCAATGGACCAGATTAAAGTGATTGAAGAAGACATTACTTATGTGAGTGACCATAAGAAAGAAATTATTGAAAAATACACGGAGCTGTTCACCAGCCTGTCCAAGTAA
- a CDS encoding sensor histidine kinase, which yields MAQKRNFKDSIRRMFLLHAFVPIFLLFILFLIFTVVNARFMLIHQTKEAGRTIRSSLGEVYRSYHEEVNRMAGLREVVEYADTRRGGPRVYEEFYNFNNRQQVKSIMHILNKNGEILASSANLSPESSENALKAIVLRMSRTGQPLLAESNHIRFSHDRYTVYTFAKEIRKDGKIIGYLTYQLYEEDFQKLIFVQNNEIAIVTDQHQTIIATTNNIVRGLLNKLTLEKKNGYILINNGKYYGSETSIPQAQWRIYTLNAIQLMNYTYLSLVVFFAIASVLLLFLIQVLARTVSARHTRAIDKLIYAVRQLQAGNMQSYVHIDSGDEFETLANQYNTMLSRLNELLARNEELSDLRRVAEVKHLQSQFHPHFIFNVLETLRYAIVVDNKLAQDIVLILSRLLRYSISTEGNTVTFKDDLNYVADYLKLQHMRFKDRLSYTMNVNEEAMEALVPRLMLQVVIENSIKYGYRQKERLHISVNGYVTGSDLTIEVTDDGGGMSEERLREVRGIMLDPDNESPHIGLNNLHRRLVLMYGERYGINIDSVSEEGTAVLIIIPFRKEDADV from the coding sequence ATGGCCCAAAAGCGAAACTTCAAGGACTCGATCCGCCGCATGTTTTTGCTGCATGCTTTTGTGCCTATATTTCTGCTGTTTATCCTGTTCCTGATCTTCACCGTCGTTAACGCCCGCTTTATGCTGATCCATCAGACGAAGGAAGCCGGCAGGACCATCCGTTCTTCGCTTGGAGAGGTATACCGGTCTTACCATGAAGAAGTGAACCGGATGGCAGGGCTCCGAGAGGTGGTTGAGTATGCCGATACCCGGCGCGGCGGTCCCCGTGTATACGAAGAGTTCTACAATTTCAACAACCGTCAGCAGGTCAAGAGCATCATGCATATTCTGAACAAGAATGGCGAGATCCTTGCTTCTTCCGCTAATCTCAGTCCCGAGTCCTCCGAAAATGCGCTGAAAGCCATCGTGCTCCGGATGTCCAGAACCGGGCAGCCTCTGCTGGCCGAAAGCAATCATATCCGCTTTTCCCATGACCGTTACACGGTGTATACCTTTGCGAAGGAAATCCGGAAAGACGGCAAGATCATAGGGTATCTGACTTACCAGTTGTATGAAGAAGATTTTCAGAAGCTTATTTTTGTGCAAAATAATGAAATAGCCATCGTGACCGATCAGCACCAGACCATTATTGCCACCACCAACAACATTGTAAGAGGGCTCCTGAATAAGTTAACGCTTGAGAAAAAGAACGGATATATTTTGATCAATAATGGAAAGTATTACGGCAGCGAAACGTCCATTCCGCAGGCGCAGTGGCGTATTTACACGCTGAACGCCATCCAGCTCATGAACTATACCTATCTGTCGCTCGTTGTGTTCTTTGCCATTGCCAGCGTGCTGCTTCTGTTTCTGATCCAGGTTCTTGCAAGGACGGTTTCTGCACGCCATACCCGGGCGATCGACAAGCTGATCTATGCCGTAAGGCAGCTTCAGGCCGGGAACATGCAATCCTATGTTCATATTGACTCCGGTGATGAATTCGAGACGCTGGCCAATCAGTATAATACGATGCTCTCCCGTCTGAATGAACTGCTTGCCCGAAATGAAGAGCTGTCGGATTTAAGGAGAGTTGCCGAGGTGAAGCACCTTCAGTCACAGTTCCATCCTCATTTTATTTTTAATGTGCTGGAAACGCTGCGGTATGCGATTGTAGTCGATAATAAGCTTGCGCAGGATATTGTGCTTATTCTCTCGAGACTGCTGCGCTACAGCATCAGTACGGAAGGAAATACTGTGACTTTTAAGGATGATTTGAATTATGTTGCGGATTACCTAAAGCTTCAGCACATGCGGTTCAAGGACAGGCTGAGCTATACGATGAATGTTAATGAAGAAGCGATGGAGGCGCTCGTTCCAAGGCTGATGCTGCAGGTAGTTATTGAGAATTCGATTAAATACGGCTACCGGCAGAAGGAACGTCTTCATATTTCCGTTAACGGATACGTGACCGGTTCGGATTTAACCATCGAGGTAACGGATGACGGCGGAGGGATGAGTGAAGAGCGGCTGCGGGAGGTTCGCGGGATTATGCTGGACCCTGATAACGAGTCGCCGCATATCGGACTCAACAACCTGCATCGCCGCCTCGTTCTGATGTATGGGGAACGCTATGGCATCAACATCGACAGCGTATCCGAAGAGGGGACCGCTGTTTTGATCATCATTCCTTTCAGGAAGGAGGACGCTGATGTTTAA